The DNA region CGCCGTGGCAAAGGTATCACTGAAATAGCTATCACAACGGCGACAATGATGAATCGTGCGAGTTCCATTGCTCTGGGTTGTATAACGGGTGTGAGCGTGGACTTCAGCACTGTCACAGCACGGGCAATTTTGGGAAAATAAATCCATCTTCCGTTCCTGTTCAATCAGAGGCTTCTAAAGCACTGTAAGTTGCTCTAATGTACCAATATTAAGGCTTTATGTCTCCCCACTCAGCGGAACCAGTGCCGCTAACTAAATCTGGTCTTAATCAGGTTGCCCAAATTGAGAGTATGTCACCTTTGCAGGCCCTCATCCCCCAGCCCCTTCTCCCAACCTGGAAGAAGGGGAGCCGAGCCATCTCAAAGTCCCTCTCCCAAATTGGGAGAGGGATTTAGGGTGAGGGCAAAAGTGATATGCACCCGCCCAAATTCATTGGCGCGATCGTGTCACCCTCAGGAACTTTTTAAGTAGACAATTCGACTCTAGTAAGATTGCGGGGAATTCTTTTCTAATTTGTGACACTTCTAAAATCTGGTACGAAAATTTCAGCTTTTCCATCAAGTTTCGTCATTTTAGAAATAGCAGCGGGTGCAGGTATAGATATTACTCATCTGCTGACAACCAGATTTGGTTGACTGACAAATCTCCTGAACAACCGCTGCATCACTCTTGTCAGTCAATCAGCAACCAGATCAAGCAATTAATCAATAGCGATGGACAGCTTAGAGACCGTCTACTCAAACGATTCAACTCATCCCTCTGCTCTCACGTTACGTGCAGGATTAGAACGCTATTACCGCGCCAATCCTGACTTTGTGCAGAACCAGGATTTACGGGTGGGAAAATTTCGCATTCCCTGGCGCGACCTGCAACGGCATGACATTATGTATGTGGTGACGGGGTACAGCACTGCTCTGGATCAGGAACTGCAATTGATTGGCTTCTTGCTCACGGCGCTCACCTGGCGCCGTCCCTGGTATTACTATGCCCAAAGTTTCGTAGTGTTTCTGGAGTTACTCTGGCAATCCCTCTGGGGGAAAGCCTGGGGAGGCCGTTATATTAATCCCCTGCAGGTCTGCTGGCTCTATGGCAAAGGCATTCGTCAGGGACTGGCGATCGCAAAGAAGATCGATGCTTTTATGGATCCTGAGGAGGTGATGGATCGAACAATCGAGTCATTGCGAATAGAGTACGGATTGATCCATCCCCATTGTCCACTGTCTCAGAAGTGATGCCGGACGGCTATAGTTAAAGTACTGTTGATGGCGATCGACAACGATTGTCTTTTTAAAGTAGGAACGTCCAAGCATGTCTTCTGTGGCCTTTGAGTTGTTGCTTATCTTTTTATTAACGATTGCCAATGGAGTATTTTCAGGCTCGGAAATTGCTGTGGTGTCAGCCCGCAAAGTTCGGTTAGAACATCTGGCCAATCGGGGAAGTAAAAAAGCACAGATGGCTCTCAGGTTAGCGAATTCACCAAATAGTTTTCTATCCAGTGTGCAAATTGGAATTACATTGATTGGTATTTTGAGTGGCGCGGTGGGTGGAGCTACACTTTCTAGACGCTTAGAAGAAGTGTTAAGAACATTTCCTGGATTGGTTCGTTATAGCGAGCCATTGAGCATTCTGATTGTTGTTACGTTTATCACTTATTTATCTCTGGTGATTGGAGAACTGGTTCCAAAACGCATTGCTTTAAATAATCCAGAAAAAATTGCCTGTTCGGTCGCACATCCGATGCATTGGCTGGCCAAACTAACAGCTCCAGTGGTGCATCTCCTCAGTTCTTCAACCGATGGCTTGTTGAAATTGTTGGGTATTCAGGTGACAGAGGATTCTGGAGTGACAGAGGAGGAAATTAAAGTCCTGATTAAACAGGGAACTCAGGCGGGGATGTTTGAGGAAGCAGAGCAGGAAATGGTCTCGCGAGTGTTTCGGTTGGGCGATCGCTCGGTCACTGCACTCATGACTCCGCGCACCGATATTGTCTGGTTGGACGTAGATGCCCCCTGGGAACTCAATAAAAGTGTGATGCTGGCCAATCCCCATTCTTACTTTCCGGTGGGGCGAGGTAGCCTTGACGAGTGTGTGGGTATTGTCAGCCTTAAGGATCTACTGCCCGCTTTTATGGCTGGAGAGGTTGTGAATCTGCGGCAGGTGATGCGTTCTCCTTTGTTTGTGCCGGAAAGCATTCGGGCATTGAAAGTGCTGGAATTGTTTAAAGAATCGAGAAATCATATCGCCTTAATTGCCGATGAGTATGGTGGCTTGGAAGGATTAGTCACATTGAATGATGTATCGGAAGCAGTGATTGGAGAACTGCCATCTCTGGAAGACTTGAATGAACCATTGGTAATTAAACGAGACGATGGCTCCTGGTTGCTGGATGGTATGTTGTCGATCGACACGTTGAAAGAAATCCTGCAACAAGACAATTTGCCCAGCGAGGACGAGGGCTACTATCAAACCCTGGGCGGCTTTGCCATGCATGTTTTAGGACGGGTGCCTACGTCTGGGGAACATTTTGAAGCGATCGGATTCCGCTTTGAAATTGTGGATATGGATGGCAACCGCGTTGATAAGGTAATGGTTACACCCATTGCCGACTCACAGCCTGCCGACCTTCAGTAGGATTGGCATCCATTACCAGTTCCACAGGACGGGGTTGCTATCCAGATGATCGGTGACCGTGCGACCGATCGCGTCAATTTCCGCCAATTCTGCCTGGGATAACTGCACCTCAGCCGCTCTGGCATTTTCAGCCGCCTGCTCGGCATGACGGACACCCGTAATCGCATGGGTTTGTGGTTGGGCAATCAGCCATGCGATCGCCAGATTGGCCAGAGAAATGTGATGACGCTCGGCGATCGGTCTTAGCTTATCCAGAGCCGCCTGTGCCCGGACAAAGTTTTCTCCCTGAAATAATTTATTTTTGGCACGGTGGTCAGCGGGATCAAACTGGTGGCCGGGCTTAAACTTTCCAGTGAGTAAGCCCTGGGCCAGTGGCGAATAAGCCAGGATGGAAATCTGGTGCTCGATGCAGTAGGGCATGGCATCCTGTTCGACCTGCCGCCAGAACAGAGAGTAGGGGGGTTGCAGGCTGTCAATCCGGCCAAATTGGGAGGCGGCTTCTAATTGAGCGCGAGAAAAGTTGGAGACTCCAATCGCCCGAATTTTTCCCTGCTGCTTCAGGTCATTTAAAGCCCGCATGGTTTCCTCGATCGGCACCTTCTCACTGCCATAGGTGCCCGCAGGCCAGTGAATCTGGTACACATCGATATAATCGGTTTTCAGGTTTTTCAAGGAGCCTTCGCAGGCCGCGATCACCTGGTCATACTTGAGGTGATTGGAAAAAACTTTGGTCATGTAAATCACGCGATCGCGCACATCGGCTAACGCTGCTGCGACAATCCGTTCAGAGTGCCCTGAACCGTAAACTTCAGCCGTATCGACGGTGGTAATTCCGGCATCGAAGGCAGCGCGAATGGCGGAGATCGTGTCGGCATCCTCAATCCCTGCCCACATTGCTTTGCCAGCCTGCCAGGTACCCGTAATGATGGGCGTGATCTGAATTCCTGATGTCCCCAATTCTCGTGTTTGCATAGGTGATTTTTGGTTAGTAAGCGCTTCTGCCGCCTACATCTTAACCTCCTGGTTAGACAACCTTTCGCCGTTTCCAAACTGGCAACTGGGGCTTTTCGAACAGTCTTTGAGGGTTTAAACGTCCTCAGAATTTTCTAGATTAGGCAGGAGCAGACGTATTCCTAGTACAGCAAAACCGATCGCGGCGGCAATTTTAACGAACTGTTCTGGTAGAAAGTGGGCCGTTCCCTCACCCACAATTACTCCCAGAAAGCTGGCTAACAAAAGAGCTGCGGTCGCTCCTAAAAAGACCGCTTGAGGCGATTTGGAACCACCACTAAGAGCGATCGCGGCCAGTTGACTTTTATCTCCTAATTCAGAGATAAATACCGTTGCGAAGCTTAATCCAATTAAATGCCAGTCCATAGGGAGTTAAGAGTTAAGAGTTTGGTAAGTTTTGAATGTTAAGTTTTGAGTGTTAAGTTGAACTTAAACTAAGTCCAGCCAGAGAACGGTCGTTTTCCCATCAGAGGAACTCCGGTTCTGGACTTGGACAAGGTTCAGAACTTAAAACTTTTACCCCAGCACGTCCCAAACTAACCAGGCTGCAATTATCAGTAACAGAATTCCAGCAGAAACATCAAGGGTGCGGGGAGAGAGGCGGGTGGAGAGCCAGCGACCCACTAGAACACCCAGTAGGGTAGTAGCAACTAAAGCAGTACCTGCACCTGCAAAGATCAGCCAGGGTTGATGAGACTCTGCGCTCATCAGCAGGGTGGCCATTTGGGTTTTGTCGCCCAGTTCAGCCAAAAAGATTGTGACGAAAGTGGTAGTAAAAATTTTCCAGAAAGAATGTCCTACTTCGGGTTGAGGCGGGGATTCAGCCTCAGGAATTGCGATCGCTGGAACCAGATCGTCCTGAATCAGAATTTCCAGCGATTGAGCAGGATCCGGTTCCATCTCAACGTTTCTCTTCAAGGTTACAGGTTGAAGTAAGGATGGCGAACGTTCCACGATCGGGTCTACCTCAAGGGTTTTCATAATCCTTTCATTATCTATCAGAATCCCCTTTTTTGAAAGTAGATGTTTGATATTTTCTTTTCCCTTCTTTCCTGTCTCTTCCCGATCCCCTGTTCCTCGTTCCTCTCAAAATCCCACTTCCCGATTAAACCGCAGCATTTCTAGACTGCGATCGCCATGTACCCCTTCAATTTGTTGGCGACAGCACTCAATGGCAAAGTCGTTTAATTCGTCTGGTTCAATGCCATACAGATCATGAAAAACGTCTGGTTCCACCCGACAGAAGCGAGGGCGATTGGCATAGATCTTGCACTCGCGGGTGGTATGGTCAAAATTAACACACCATCCTCCCTCTCCGACCATGCTGAAATACAGTTCCAGTTCCTCCGGAGTGAGGTAGTCTGCCAGTTCTGGACGATCGCCCGGATCCAGTTGACAGCAAGCCCCACAGTGGTTTATACAGCGCCATGTACCCATAGAAAAAACCTTTTTATACTTTTGTTAAGTTCATTAGAAGGAAAGACGTTCCCAGTTAAGATAAATAGTCGTTACAGAAACATTACATTGTTTGATGAGTTGCCGAAGTAACTCGTGTCTTGGGAGGAAAGATGGGATTTATTACTGACATTTTTGGCGGCATTAATTGGGAAGCGATCGCGCAGCTTACCATGTTAGCAGCAATTGTGATTGCTGGTCCTGTCGTGATTTTTCTGCTGGCAGCACGCGGCGGCGATCTGTAACGTTAACCATCAAGTTTTTCGAGTATGAGAGAGTAGCGACAAGTCCGGTTCACGCCGGACTTTTTTTTGCATGGTTTTTGCATCACTGAGTTTGTTCGATGAGTCGTACAAATTCAATCAAGGCATCCCGATACTTCAAACCCGCGACTTCCATCAGGTCGTTGTGGTCGGCTCCGGCGATCGCGACGAACTGTTTGGGTTGGTTGGCCTGCTTATACAATTGCTTGGCATGACTGAAGGGAATGACGCGATCTTCAGTGCCGTGTATGACCAGGATGGGCGATCGCACAGATCGAATTTTGCTCAGGTTGTCAAAGCGATCGCAGGGCAAAATGGAAATTTGCGTGACCACCCGAAACGTACTGGTAAAAGCACCTTCCAGGATCACCCCAGCCACTGGCTCACGAGTTGCCAAATCGATGCTGGGGCCGCTGCCAACAGAATGACCATACAAAATGATTCGCTGTGCAGGGACTCGTAGCACCTCCGTTAAGTACTGATAAGCGGCTGCAATATCTTCGTAAGTCTTGTGTTCGGAAGGAGTGCCGTCGCTAGTGCCATAGCCCCGGTAATCGTAGGCAAACACTGAAAATCCAAGCTGCTGCAGGGCGATCAATAAGGGCCGTATGTAGCCTAAATCAGTCCCATTTCCGTGGCTGTATAGGATTGTGTAAGTCGCCTGGGAATTAGGAAAGTAGAGCGCAGAGATTTTTTCCCCGTCGCGGGTCGTCAGTTTCACAACCTCGCCATTGTTCTGATAGCTGGGGTCTGGGGGCTGAAAAATCACTTGTTCAGAAAAAAAGAAGGCCACTCCGCCCAGTACCAGGTACATGAGCAACAGTGATCCCAGAACCCATCCCACCATCGTCCGCCTCACTCGATCTCTCCAATCATCCCCCCTACAGACACGATGAATCGAGTCTCTATTCCCATCTCTGATTCCCGACCCCCGATCCCTGTTTCCCCTCTCCCTCCAAAGCTATCAATGCCGCTTTAATCAGGTTGAAATAATAAGGCTGAGATACATCCACCTGGACGCGATCGCCAGGACCTTTCGTTAACCATCCCCAGCGCTGCCCCTGTTGGATTGTCAATACCTTGCCTTGAGCATTGCGAATTCGCAGTTCTTTTCCGGTTGCTGCTTCTACCAGCTTACAGGCATAACTTCGTTCTTCATGCACAAAGGTCGTGGGCGGGTCAGGAGTCGGGAAAGTAGTAACAGCAACAGGACGGCTGCCCACCAGTTCCAGTTGCAGGGAAACCTCGCCATTCCATTCATTGGTACGCAGCCGATACGCCAGATCCAGAACAGGAGGCAGGGGGTAATAGTCTCCCCAGCGCCACGCGATCGCACAAAAGCGACGGGGGGGTTGTTCGGTTGCGTCTCCCTGATGCTGACTCACGGTTAATTTCAGGTGTCCTTTACCGATCCGCTTCTGTTCATGGATACGGATCTGGCTTGACCAGAAGGTGGCCTCCGGGTTCTCTACGCCACAGGGTTGCAGGGCTTCCATCTGGTGATACAGGGCAAAGTCAATCTGACTTAAGGAGGCTTCCGCATCGATTTTCACCAGCGGTTTGAGGTGTTCTGGTTGCAGGCACTGACAGGCGAATTCACTGAGGCGCGATCGCAGGGCATCCAGATTCGCAGCTTTTAAAGAAAAGCCTCCGGCAGCCCGGTGTCCACCATGCTTTTCCAGCAGGTCTTGACAAAATTCCAGAGCTTCAAAGACGTGAAATTCGGGAATACTGCGGGCTGAACCGCGAATATGCTGTTGCCCCTCATCCTCGTAGGTGCCGATGAAAACGGGCACGCCATAGCGTTCCACCAGGCGGGAAGCAACAATCCCGATGACACCATGATGCCAGCCCGGTTGCACCACCACCAGAACCCGATCGCGCTGAATATTAAACTCCCCACTTTCGCAAATGGCCACGGCTTCCTGTTCAATCTCTTCACACAGCCGCTGCCGTTGTTGGTTAATTTGCTCACACTGCATAGCCCGTTCCAGGGCCGTTCCCATGTCATCGGTGGTCAACAGCTCAATCACAATTTGCGGATCGGCGAGACGACCAACGGCGTTAATCCGGGGGCCAAGCCGAAAGCCGATCGCTTCTGGTTTCAAATCCTTCTCGCCACTCAGCCCAGAGACTTGAATTAGAGCCTGAACTCCGGTCAATTTCGATTTTGCTAACAGTTGCAATCCCTGTTTTACCCAGCGCCGATTCACGCCCGTCAGGGGAGCCAGGTCGGCGATCGTCCCCAGGGTAAACAATTCTAATAGGGAATCACCCAACTCCAGGGAACTGCCCATACTTTGGGCCAGGGATTTCGCCAGAATGTAGGCCACTCCCACTCCGGCCAGTCCGCGATAGGGTGAAGTTTCGGCCAACCGTTTGGGATTCAGAATTGCGTTGGCATCGGGCAGGGTAGGCGGCAAGTCGTGATGGTCGGTAATGATCACGGCAATGCCCAATTCTCGCGCATGGGCGATCGGCGCATGAGCAGCAATGCCATTATCCACCGTGAGGATCAGCCCTACTCCTTCTTCGTAGAACTCATCCACGATCCGCTGGTTAATGCCGTATCCTTCCGCCATCCGGCTGGGAATTGCATAGTCTACCCGTGCTCCCAGGGCGCGTAATGCCCGCATCAGCAGAGCCGTACTGGTCATCCCATCGGCATCATAGTCACCACAGATGGCAATCCGCTGGCGGTTGTTAATGGTATTAATTAACAGTTCCAGGCTGAGTGGCAAATCAGAGAATTCAGCCAGGGGAGAGGGAAGGGGCAGACTTTCTGGATTAAGAAATGCCTGAATCTGTTCTAAGTCTGTCAGGTCACGATTCAACAGAACCTGGGCCATCAAAGGCGACAACTCCAGAGCTGCAGCAATGGACTGAGCCAATTCCGGTTGAGCCGCAGCAATTTGCCAGCGTTGGGGGGGCAGTTTGTTCGCGATCGTGCTGGAGCTTGGAGGAACAGATAAATCAGTCATGAACTCTACACAAATAGGCACAGGTTTCTTACACTAGCCTTCCCTGATGCAAGAATCAATCTTAAATATATAGACGACAAGGGCTGGTTGACTGACAAATCTCCTGAACACCCGCTGCATCACCAGGAAATCAATTTCCTGGCTCATCGCCAAAGTCATCTCAAGATGACTGGACAAGCGTTTTAGTCCATTTGCATGGACTTGCGCTGTTAGCCCAAAATTTATTTTAGGGCGGGTGGACAACAGAGCCATGAGCCTTTCAGAACTTTTGTCAGTCAATCAGCGACAAGGGACAAGATGGAAAAAGGTTTAAACCTTGTCCAAGTCTAGAACCGGAGTTTCTCTGATCGGAAAACGACCGTTCTCTAGCTGGACTTGGTTGAGATGAAATTAGCCTTTATCATTCGTCTCTATTTAACCAGGAATATTCTGTAAAGAAAGCTAACAAAAACAAGGGGAACCCGGCTTTTAGTGTACGAAGATCGTATTTGAGTCCACGTTCTTTGGCAGAATTGAACTTTGCCGGATAGCCTTCTTTCAACTTCAGGGGCACCACACATGGCTAATAATGGCTCCCGAACTGCTGAACAAACTATAATCAACCAGCTAACAAAAGCTGGCTGGGCTGTGATGCCACCACCCCCGAATACCAATGGTTATAACTTTGAAGCGGTCAAGGGGAAGGAAGTGATCGCAGTGCAGGTAAAAACTCACAAATTTCCGGTTAAAGTGCCTCATGTAGAACGTTTTTTAAACTTCTTTGATCTGCCTGCTGCCCGTCGTTTTACCAGAGGATTACTGGTTTCATCCAATGGA from Leptodesmis sichuanensis A121 includes:
- a CDS encoding hemolysin family protein — encoded protein: MSSVAFELLLIFLLTIANGVFSGSEIAVVSARKVRLEHLANRGSKKAQMALRLANSPNSFLSSVQIGITLIGILSGAVGGATLSRRLEEVLRTFPGLVRYSEPLSILIVVTFITYLSLVIGELVPKRIALNNPEKIACSVAHPMHWLAKLTAPVVHLLSSSTDGLLKLLGIQVTEDSGVTEEEIKVLIKQGTQAGMFEEAEQEMVSRVFRLGDRSVTALMTPRTDIVWLDVDAPWELNKSVMLANPHSYFPVGRGSLDECVGIVSLKDLLPAFMAGEVVNLRQVMRSPLFVPESIRALKVLELFKESRNHIALIADEYGGLEGLVTLNDVSEAVIGELPSLEDLNEPLVIKRDDGSWLLDGMLSIDTLKEILQQDNLPSEDEGYYQTLGGFAMHVLGRVPTSGEHFEAIGFRFEIVDMDGNRVDKVMVTPIADSQPADLQ
- a CDS encoding aldo/keto reductase, with product MQTRELGTSGIQITPIITGTWQAGKAMWAGIEDADTISAIRAAFDAGITTVDTAEVYGSGHSERIVAAALADVRDRVIYMTKVFSNHLKYDQVIAACEGSLKNLKTDYIDVYQIHWPAGTYGSEKVPIEETMRALNDLKQQGKIRAIGVSNFSRAQLEAASQFGRIDSLQPPYSLFWRQVEQDAMPYCIEHQISILAYSPLAQGLLTGKFKPGHQFDPADHRAKNKLFQGENFVRAQAALDKLRPIAERHHISLANLAIAWLIAQPQTHAITGVRHAEQAAENARAAEVQLSQAELAEIDAIGRTVTDHLDSNPVLWNW
- a CDS encoding TMEM165/GDT1 family protein, translating into MDWHLIGLSFATVFISELGDKSQLAAIALSGGSKSPQAVFLGATAALLLASFLGVIVGEGTAHFLPEQFVKIAAAIGFAVLGIRLLLPNLENSEDV
- a CDS encoding TMEM165/GDT1 family protein → MKTLEVDPIVERSPSLLQPVTLKRNVEMEPDPAQSLEILIQDDLVPAIAIPEAESPPQPEVGHSFWKIFTTTFVTIFLAELGDKTQMATLLMSAESHQPWLIFAGAGTALVATTLLGVLVGRWLSTRLSPRTLDVSAGILLLIIAAWLVWDVLG
- a CDS encoding YkgJ family cysteine cluster protein, which encodes MGTWRCINHCGACCQLDPGDRPELADYLTPEELELYFSMVGEGGWCVNFDHTTRECKIYANRPRFCRVEPDVFHDLYGIEPDELNDFAIECCRQQIEGVHGDRSLEMLRFNREVGF
- the psb30 gene encoding photosystem II reaction center protein Ycf12/Psb30; translation: MGFITDIFGGINWEAIAQLTMLAAIVIAGPVVIFLLAARGGDL
- a CDS encoding alpha/beta hydrolase; translation: MVGWVLGSLLLMYLVLGGVAFFFSEQVIFQPPDPSYQNNGEVVKLTTRDGEKISALYFPNSQATYTILYSHGNGTDLGYIRPLLIALQQLGFSVFAYDYRGYGTSDGTPSEHKTYEDIAAAYQYLTEVLRVPAQRIILYGHSVGSGPSIDLATREPVAGVILEGAFTSTFRVVTQISILPCDRFDNLSKIRSVRSPILVIHGTEDRVIPFSHAKQLYKQANQPKQFVAIAGADHNDLMEVAGLKYRDALIEFVRLIEQTQ
- the recJ gene encoding single-stranded-DNA-specific exonuclease RecJ — protein: MTDLSVPPSSSTIANKLPPQRWQIAAAQPELAQSIAAALELSPLMAQVLLNRDLTDLEQIQAFLNPESLPLPSPLAEFSDLPLSLELLINTINNRQRIAICGDYDADGMTSTALLMRALRALGARVDYAIPSRMAEGYGINQRIVDEFYEEGVGLILTVDNGIAAHAPIAHARELGIAVIITDHHDLPPTLPDANAILNPKRLAETSPYRGLAGVGVAYILAKSLAQSMGSSLELGDSLLELFTLGTIADLAPLTGVNRRWVKQGLQLLAKSKLTGVQALIQVSGLSGEKDLKPEAIGFRLGPRINAVGRLADPQIVIELLTTDDMGTALERAMQCEQINQQRQRLCEEIEQEAVAICESGEFNIQRDRVLVVVQPGWHHGVIGIVASRLVERYGVPVFIGTYEDEGQQHIRGSARSIPEFHVFEALEFCQDLLEKHGGHRAAGGFSLKAANLDALRSRLSEFACQCLQPEHLKPLVKIDAEASLSQIDFALYHQMEALQPCGVENPEATFWSSQIRIHEQKRIGKGHLKLTVSQHQGDATEQPPRRFCAIAWRWGDYYPLPPVLDLAYRLRTNEWNGEVSLQLELVGSRPVAVTTFPTPDPPTTFVHEERSYACKLVEAATGKELRIRNAQGKVLTIQQGQRWGWLTKGPGDRVQVDVSQPYYFNLIKAALIALEGEGKQGSGVGNQRWE